From the genome of Leptospira brenneri:
TATAAAAGTCCAATTCTGTTACGTGCTAATTTACTTAAATACTATAATCAAAAAGCGACCGGTAATACTTCAGATGCCCTTCGTAATCTAAAAATTTATTTAGAGTTTTATGATCCAATTCTTGGTGTTGATTTAGGTGCGGAAGATATCCAAAGTGCCTTTTTTTATTTTGAAAACAAAGCAGTCGAGTTTGAAAGGATTGGTGATTTACTCCAATCTTCATTCCATTATTTTTTCAATAACCAAAATATGTTTTTAGTAAAAACTAGAAATTTATATTTAGATTCTCTCTATAAGGAATATGCAATTTATTACCAAAGAAAGATGGTTGATACGATCTTTCTTTACGGGAAAAAAATTCGTGAGGAGGAAGAGAGAGCCTTACTGAACCAATTAAATATTTTGAGTAAAGATAAACTTAATGTGGTTGGAAATTTGTCTGGTTTGACTTCGATCGTTACGGATAACGAACTTCTTCGCGGAGTTGTTGATATCAAAGATTTTGAAAAAATTGAAGTGTTATCAGAAAAGGCACTTAGTTGGACGGAGTTGTATTACAAACAAGCTGTTCCCCGTGCAAGACCTTACTTGGACCTTGCCACGCTTTATGGATATTCTTATTATTTAATCAATAAATACGTTACTTTTGAATCTTATTATTATTCCACAGGAACGATGACTGATGTTCGTAAAGCAGAGATTTTAGAGAATTTTAAAAGAGCAGAATTGGAATTACGTTGGATTATTTATGCTGATCCAACACATTATGATGCTTATCAGTTGCTTGGTTGGTTGTATCAATATGTTGATTTAATCAAAATGCAAAAAAATCAAAAGTCGGGGGAAATTGACTCTGAAGTATATGAAACACTATATAAAAAATATTTCCCTGATAAAAATTTAGAAGCAAACATCGAACTTTATAACCAGATTTTAGTTTTTTTGGGTGATGATTATGGAGATCGTAAAGTAATTTCTGACTTGAATCTAAATCTTGGTAATAACTATTTTCTTCTTAGTAACTTTCCAAAAGCAAATGAAAGTTATCGTAAAGTGGAAGATGTATCATTATATCTTTCTGTCAAAAATCAGTTTGAAGGATACAAACAAGAAGCGATTTATCGTTTTAATTATGGCAAGTCTTTAATTTACCAAGGCCAATACCGAAAAGCATCCGAGCAGTTTTCTAAATCCATCGATATCTATTTTAAAAACGAATACTATCAATCTGTAAATAATTATGCTTCGGAGCCAAATTCAGTGACTCTCGGGCAGTTAAATGGGACACGCTCTAAATTGGCATTGTTGTTTTCTTTAAAAGGACTTTCCGAACTTGAATTTGGAAATTTTGAAGAAGCTATTGTTTCGTTTCAAACAGCCATTGCCTATAATAAAGATGTAAAGTTTATCAATCCCATCAACTTAGCGAATTATTTGGCGATCGCATTTCAAAAAAGTGGTCGTTTCCGCGATTCTTATCAAATGCTCAGTGTGGCCGAGGAAGAATACAACTCAAATAAGGAATCTTTTTTACAAAGGTTTCGTCGGTGGAGTTGGAAAGATATTATTTTTGGTGATAGTTTTCGGGTCATTGGTGATGGCAGGTTTCCAGCTGAGTTCCCGAATGATTTTAAGTATCTACTAACGCTCGGTATACGAATCGAAAATCATATTGAACAAGAAGAATATTCTTCTGCTTTGTCAGAGATTAAAACAAGGAATGATCTCATTACTTCAAAAGATTTGGACGATACCATCATTGGGAAAAACATTTTAGCAAAATCTAGACAAGTTGAAGCGCAAATTTATCAAAAAAGCCAACTGCAGCTTGAAGCCGTAAATCATTATGATGAGTTGGCAGACATTCTTTTGGAGAATCTTGCAAGTAAGGGTTTTGAGAAATTATTTCAAAACTATGGGCATTCTGTTTATTCCTTACAGGAATCCCCTGAATTCACTTTGGAAACAAAACAGAATGTTTTGAATCAATTCCTTACAAAACTTACTCTCTGGAGAGATCGCACATTATCGTCTTGTTCCGAAGAAAATGAATCTTGTGAGAATCAATTTCGAATTGCGAATCCAAAATTTGATATTGTTTACGGAACTGCCTTATACTATTCTTCTCTTTTGCTAGAAGAACAAGGGAAAGATTACCAGCTCATTCTGGCAAAGGCTGCTCAGTTGTTGGAAAACCCCGGGCTTGTTGATCCCAAAGTAGTGGGTTTGCCAAGTGATCCAATTTCGCGTCAAACAAGAGTCCGTTTGAGTTTAAATCTATACTCTGTTTATATGAAGTTAGGTGATTTTCCGATGGCAGAAAAAAAATGGAAAGAAGCATCTGAACTTGCCTATGAATTTCGATTGGACGAAGAGATGTTTTGGGTCAATGCACAAAGATTTAAATGGGAAAAAACACGTAACATAAAAGAGAGAAATTCAAGTTACCTTAGTTATGGAAAAGATGCGATTCAAACTTACCAAAACAATTTAAATGTTCGTCTTTTTTCTCCTAAACATCGTTTGGTTGATTTTTTGGAATCTTATTCAGATGTTCATCTGGATTCTCTTGAATTAAAAGGGCTTGTCAATCATTGGGAAAATTTTAGAAGTTTAGAATTGTTTAGAGATTTGGTTTCTGCTCAATTTGAGTTTGAAGATTCTAAATTAAATCTTTATTACCAAGACTTACTAAAATGGGTTAAAAATTATCGTAAACTCACTCAATCCATATCAGACAAAACATTAAAACGAGAATCTGTTACAAGTGCTTTAAAACAAGAAACATTAGAAGTTCAGAATTTAGACGGAATCTTAAACAAACTAAAAACAGTTTCCCCAGAAAGATCAACATTTTTAGAACCCAAACGATCTGTCTCTGACTCATTCCCAAGCGGATGGATGGGGCTGTATCCAACGAATCAATCGGTTCATTTTTTATATACATCACAAGGGAAACTAAAAAAAGAATCCTGTGAAAATTCGGAAGAAATTCATCTTTGTTCGCCAAAACTAACGGATCCTTTTTTGCGTTTGCAGATTCTAGGGAAAAGAGTTAACGGAAATTTGGTGAATTCGGTTATCTCTGATTACAAAAGTTCTAATATTTCTCCGGTTATTTTATTTGATAGAACTCATAATGATTTATTTCCCGAAAGGAATGAGCGTAGGCTTAAGTGGGTTACCGTATACGGAGATTTAGGTAAAAATAATAAAGATATTACGAATCTTCGCCATTTGGCGTCTGGAAATTTAGGTGTTTATCTTTATGATACAGACTATTTGGTTACGAATCGTTCGCTCGAAAAACAAACTAGTTTGTTTGGAGATGAAAAGTCTCATATCCTGCCGCTACGTGAAATCTTCCAAGGGAACGGGTCAGAAATTTCTGTTATCGGTTTAGGCGAATCAAATTTTAATACTCCAAAACAATGGAATCTTCTCAGTAAAATCTACGAAATCCTTCGTTCCAAAAGAATCCAAAATATTGTTTCCTATCCAAAGGATTCAAATGAAGATTTTTCTTCGATGAAACTTAGCCGATTTGCAAGTGATAAGGATCGTTTGTTGATTGGAAACTGGAAAGAGTTTTCAATTTCAAAAGATGGGTTTAGTAAAAAGGCAGAAGAACTAATCGAATCTGGCTTTCAAAAAGAAAAGACAAAAGAGTTTGTAGATGCTTATGAAAGTTATTATACTGCTTCTACTCTTATGGATGATAACAACCCTTCTTTGCCGTCTTTAGAATTAAAATTAGCAAAACTAAAAACGGAAATATTTCCTAATGTTCCTCGAAGGTCGATCTTTAGACCACTTTGGATTAAGTATGCTAGTTCCAATTTCCAGAACCAAATTCGTTATGAATACTTAGTTTCCTGTCTGTCATCGAAGGATAAAGAAGAATGTAAATACAACTCTTCTGAGTTTATAGGTGAGGAAAAGGACTCCTATTTGGGTGCACTAGGATTTTATGCAGAGCTTCGTAGTGGAAAAGTAAAAGACCTTACTTCTAAAAATGAACTTAGGTTTAAGGTAGAAAATAAAGAAGATCCGTTTTTACAAGCTTACCGATTGGGCACCTTGTATATACAAAACTATTTGTTTTATGAAGCAGAAGCAGAAACAAGTAGGCTGTCAAAACTTGCAAAAACGCCAAAAGAAAAAACTGTCGTCAAAAATCGGATTTTGGAATTATATTTTCACAAAGGATTTTTGTTAGGCGATAAGGATATTTACTTAACACCACTTACCTCTACTTCTGCATACAATTATGGATTTAAAAAGGATTGGAAAAATTTTGATGAAAAAGTTCTTTCTCGAGATTTTACAAAATTCGGGTATGCAGATTCTATTTATGATTCTTATCGATTGAGATTGTATTCTGCTTGGAAGGAACAGATCCAAACCGGCTATTTTGAACCGATGTCACTAACTCCAGAATATTTGACAAGTGGCGATTCTGTGATTACCAAACTTTCACATCTAAATAAAACTTTGTTGTTCCATTTACTTTTGAGTTCCATCCCTTTTCAAAAGAATAAAGAAGTGAATTCTTTGATTGAACTTTTGGTAGCAGAAGAATTAAAAGAAGGTCGAAATTATAGAACTTTATTTTTTCGTTTGGAATTGGCAAAGGCTTTATTACTTCGTGGTGAATTAGAGATGGCAGAATCTTTGGTTTCGAAGATACAAACCATGGATAAGGATTTAGGTGAGGGCAATCGTTTTTGGCAAGAAAGATGGAGTGATTTTAAGTGGAAATTTGATTATCTAAAAAACCAGCCATCAACTTCTACGCATCCAAGTCCTTTCTTAAAGATGTTTCAAATCGCAAAATCCAAAAAACCGGAAGACTATATTTCTCTTCTAAACGACTTCAATAAGAAATATCGTGGTGAATTTCTAAGTCCTGAGTTAAAAGAAGAATATGAGTTTTTGTTTCATTTCCTCTTACAACAAAGTTTGGAAAAAAATAGTTCTGAAAGTTTTTTTGACTTAGCGGTAGCTCGTGAGATTTTTCGTTTTACTTCAGAGCGGTTCTCCGATACTGAAATGTATGTAAAACAAATCCCGAACTTCGAAGTTTATTCAGAAAGACTCAAGAAGAAGATGGTTGGAAAACAAGAATTCCACGGTTTGTTTGATCTTGGGAAAAAAACATATCTCTTAAGTTTTGCTTCGGGTAAGTCTCTTGGTCGTGAGATGTTTTCTGACAATAAATCTATTTACAGGGAATCTGTTCGATACTTCCGTTCTGCCGAGTCAGGCAGCCAAGAAGTCATTTTAAGAGAATCCTTAACTGATAAATATAGGACGAGTTTTCGGTTCAATAAATCCAATAGACATTATATCTATAGTGCAGGAATTCACGCTGTTGTTCCTATGGTTTTGCCAGATACTGAATACTATGCAGTATCTTCTGTATCTGATTTTCTTTTGAATCCTTCGATTAAATTTAGTGTGACCTCTCCCAAAAAACCTGATGTTTCAATGGTTGGTTGGAAATCTTCATTAGAGAATGAAGTAAGTGCCGGTTTACTTGGTTGGGAGACAAACGGGAAAAAGGATGGTTATTCCCCATATAGCATTAATTTTGCGGAAATTGGTTGGTGTCAGAATAACTGTTTGTGTATTGGGGATCGTCCCTTACTCACTCTTTCTGGAAAAAACGACAACACTGCCACTTTATATGCAAACCAAAAGATGGGAACCTCTGCCCAATATACAAATGATTTTAGCGGAGTTGCATATTACCTCGGCCGTGAAAATTCAGGACTTTTTGTTTTACATTCGGGGATACAAGCCGGTGTTCATAATTTGTTTTTCCTGAAACAGTTTTTACAAGCCGGCGACTTGCCCAAACCATTACACGTCCGTTTGGTGGAAGGAAAAGAAGCAGCTAGAAATTCGGCAATTGATGATCGCTTTTGGATTGGGTATAAACTCTATACTTCAGCGATGATCGAAGATTAATTTTTTTTGTTTAAGAATTCTTGTCTAGATTCTTCTGGTAAATCAAAGAGTTTTTTCACTTCTTTATGAAATTGCCTGAAGTTGTTTCCTGATTGAGTAAACAAGGATTCAAAACTAACTTCACCGGAATGGTAACGTAAGGAACCAAGGAAGTCTTCGTTATTCCATTCCCTTGTTAAGAACTCTTGTGATTTTTCTTCCGGTACTAATTTTTTATCTATCACTTCTTCTTTGAATCTTTTAATGATGATTTGTTTTTGAATGAGTTTCTTCTCTGAGTCCAAGGACGAAGAATACAAAACTTTTAATTCTTCCGCATATTTTTGTAAAAGTTTCAAAGTTACTTCTCTACGGATTTTTTCTTTTTTGAATTTTTGTAAATGGGAGCTAGTTTCTCCTTCTTTTTTTGTGTAATAGATTTCGATTCCTTTTTCTTCCACATAACTTGCATAAGACTCGTTTAGTGTTGAGTCTCCCGGTAAATAAACTGTTGCATGGGCCATTTCGTGAATCACAAGCCCCACGAGTCGATGATCCGACCAGTTCAGTTGCGGGGACAAAACCGGGTCAGAAAACCAACCAAGTGTCGAGTATCCACCGATGGCTCGGATCCGAGTATCATATCCTTCGGATTGTAATTCTTTTTCTAGAGAGACTGCCATTTGTTTATCGAAGAAACCTTTATAGGGAACAGTTCCTGCTATGGGAAACCACCATGTATAGGATTTCAGTTCTAATGCTTCAGAGGCACTGACATTCCATCCAATTTCTTCTCGATCTAATTTTGTGAAGTATTCAAACCCGCCTTTTTCATTTAATGCGAGTTCCCCGATGGCGAAATTTCTAACATCTCTGATTAAATTTAATTTTTGTTTTGTTTTTAAATCCAACTCCGGTAGGTTTAGAATATCTTCGATTTTTTCACGACCCAAGATAATGGACGATTGTTCCTTACCTAAATGAAATAAATACGGTAAACAACCAGTAAGAAAAATGGGGAATAGTAAAACGGTGAATATTCTTGGAATCTTTTTGGTTCGACAAGGATGGGGAATCGACAAAAGTGGAAGTGGTTTTGGCATTCTATGGAAAGAAAAACTTCGATTCCGCCAGTCGTCTACATTAACTTTGCCTTAGTTTTTGTACTTTTGTTCGCCATATTCTTTCCGGAGATTCGATCGGCGGTGACAAAACTGTTTGCTTCCCCAAAACCGATTTCTTCCAGCAAACAAACCCAGGCCATTCAAATCCAAACAAGTTTTCGCAATGTGTACCGCGAAGCACAACAATTTGTAGTTTCAATCCGTACGAAAAAAACAGAGATGATTTTTCATCCTTATGCTTTTGGCGAAAGTAGAGAGGATCGAATTTCCTCCATCGGTAGTGGCTTTATCATCGATGAAAGGGGATTTGTTGTTACAAATTACCATGTCATCAAAAATGCAGAAATTATAGAAATTATCATGTCGGATGGACGGATTTTTCCTGCTCGTTATGTAGGGAGCCATGAACGTGCCGATATCGCTCTTCTTAAAATCCCAAGTAACGACCGTTTTACTCCCGCATTTTTAGGTAACTCAGATGAAATTGAAGTGGGGGACTGGGCCATTGCCGTAGGGTCCCCATATGGGTTGGAAAAAACATTCACTGTCGGTGTGGTTTCTGCCAAGTCACGAGAGGATTTGGATGAGACGGGCCAGACTCATATCCAGACAGATACCGCGATCAATCCAGGTTCCAGTGGGGGTCCTCTTTTGAATATTTACGGGGAAGTTGTGGGAATCAATCGTATGATCCGTTCTTCCTCTGGCGCAAGTGCTGGGATTGGATTTGCCATCCCCATCAATTACGCCAAGCGGGTGCTTCGCCAGATTGAGCAAAATGTAGGCCAGAACATTCGACCAGCAACTCTCGGAGTCATGGCAACCGCTCCGCTTCCTGACCATAGACGTTCTCTCGGCATTCCTGGGGAAACTGTGGGGGTTTTGGTTTATGATATTGAGCCCAATTCCTCCGCAGAAAAAGGAGGGCTTCGGCGATATGACTTCATTGAGGGCGCCAACGGGCTCCAGATCCGTCATATCAATGATTTACGAGAACAAGTGGGACTTGTTGGTCTCGGGGGCGTCTTACGGTTGAAGATATTACGGGATACCCAAGAGATGGAATTATCGATCCCTTTGGTCGAAGCCGCCTATAAAAAAGGCCCGTAAATTTTATGAGAAGAAATATAGTCCACTCGGGTGCTGATGCACTCATTTATGAAATCCGCCAGATTGTTGCCCTTGCGAAACAGATTGAAGCAATGGGGGTAAACATTACCTGGGAAAATATTGGAGACCCAATCCAGAAAGGAGAATCCATTCCAGATTGGATGAAAGACATCGTCAGTGGGCTTGTCGCCCAAAACAAATCTTGGGCCTATACGGCGACACAAGGCGATGAAACCACTCGTAAATTTTTAGCATCAAAGGTCAATGAAAGAGGTGGGGCTCAAATTACCTCGGAAGATATTTTATTTTTTAACGGCCTTGGTGATGCTGTTGCCAAAATTTTTGGATTTATGAGAAGAGAGGCAAGGATACTTGGACCTTCTCCCGCCTATTCTACGTTATCTTCTGCAGAAGCAGCACATTCTGGATATGAACATCTAACTTATGAATTAAATCCAGACAATGATTGGATGCCCGATTTAGAAGACATTGAAAATAAAGTAAAATACAATGATTCGATTGCAGGAATCCTCCTCATCAATCCAGACAATCCTACTGGTGCAGTTTATCCTAAAGAGGTGATGCGAGAGATTGTTAAAATTTGTGAGAAGTATGATATTATACTCATCTGCGATGAAACCTATGCCCACGTAAATTATTCTGAATGGGGGAGCATCCATTTATCCGAAGTCATCGGTGATAAGGTTTGTGGTTTTGCTCTTCGGTCAATTTCCAAAGAATACCCATGGCCTGGTGCTCGTTGCGGTTGGATTGAAGTCTTCAACAGAAAAAATGATCCAACATTTGAAAGATACATTAAGTCATTGTTAGATGCAAAAATGTTGGAAGTTTGTTCCACTACACTACCGCAACTTTCAATTCCTCTTGTTTATTCTCATCCAGAGTTTTTGAATCATTTAAAGTTTCGAAATAACAAATTCAAAAAAAGAGCAGAGAAGGCAACCGCGGCTCTAACGGGGATTCCTGGAGTTAAGGTCATCCAACCAAAGGGTGCGTTTTATTTAACAGTTCTCTTTGAAGACGGGGCTTTGAAACCGCATATGACGCTTCCCATATCCAATACCAAGGTTGGTGACTTTGTGGCACCCCTTATGAACAAAGCGGCGTTGGATAGAAGATTCGTTTTGCATTTGTTAGCTTCTGCTGGGATTTGTGTGGTTCCGCTCAGTTCATTTTGTTGTGATCGTAATGGGTTTCGTGTCACCTTACTTGAGGAAGACGAAGCAAAGTTTGAATGGATTTATGTTACACTCGCAGAAAATATAAGGAAGTATTTAGCATCCTAAATGAATTCTCGCGGAAGGTATAAAATTGGAATTTTCGATTCAGGGCTCGGAGGACTTTCTGTACTCCGAACCTTATGGAAGGAAACATCTAATATTGATTATATCTATTTTGGTGATTTGATTAATTCTCCATACGGTCAAAAATCAAAATCGGAAGTATTGGAACTTTCGAAAAATGCCTTCGAATACTTAATTGAAAAAGATTGTGAAGCCGTTTTGTTTGCTTGTAATACTGCTACGGCAGCGGCAGCAGATTTTCTTAGAGCTAAACATTCTGTTCCTATTTTTGGAATGGAACCTGCATTAAAACCAGCGGTGAACCAAAATCCTGGAGTCAAAATTGCAGTATTTGCAACTGATCTCACTTTAAAAGAAGATAAGTTCAAAAACTTAGTATCTGGATTTCCTTTGGGAACTGAGATTCTTCCTGTTCCGTGTGAAGGACTTGCAAAACTCATTGATAAAGATCTTTGGGAAGAGGCTTGGGATTTGTTTGATTCTAAGATCAAAACAGTTGTTAAAGATTGTGATGTTTTTGTATTAGGTTGTACCCATTATGTTTTTTTAAGAGAACGAATCCTCTATAATTACCCAAAAGTAAAAGTTTATGACGGGAATTTGGGAACAACTCTTCATATGAAACGAATTTTAAATCTTCCCGATTTCCAAGAGAACAAAAACCAATTAGATATCCTTTTAAATACTTCTGACTCTGATTATGTACATCTTGCCGGAAGAATAGCAAAAACAATCACACCCAATCATACACTCTCCCTGATTAATACTACTATAGGAAAACTTCATGTCTGATTCAAATAAAGTTACATACAAAGATGCAGGTGTTGATACCGAAAAAGGTCAAGAGTTTGTAAAAAGAATCAAAACAAATGTGGCATCTACTCACAATAAAAATGTTTTAGGTGGTCTTGGTGGTTTTGCTGCCTGTTATGATGTTAGTTTTTTAAAATCCTATCAAGAACCTATTTTACTTTCGGGAACCGATGGTGTTGGGACTAAGTTACAGATTGCACGCTTATTAGATATCCATGATTCTGTTGGGATTGATCTCGTGGCGATGTGTGTGAATGATATTCTTGTGAATGGAGGAAAACCTTTATTTTTTCAAGACTACATTGCCTGTGGAAAATTATTTTTACCTCGAATGGAAGCCATTGTTTCGGGAATAGTAAAAGGTTGTTCTTTGGCTGATTGTGCTTTAGTGGGTGGCGAAACTGCAGAACATCCAGGTGTGATGCCTGACGATGAATATGATTTAGCTGGATTTGTAGTGGGAGTCGTTGAAAAACAAAAAATGATCGATGGAAAAACCATTAAAGCTGGCGATTCCATCATTGGACTTGGTTCTTCCGGTCCACATAGCAACGGTTTTTCGCTCATTCGAAGATTGTTGATTGGAGATGGAAAATTACCTTCATCTTCTGCCGAATTGGAATTTTTAAAAGATCATGTTTTTAAACCTACAAAAATTTATGTAAAAACAATTTTGTCTTTAATTGAAAAGTTTTCGATTAAAGGAATGGTTCATATTACTGGGGGTGGGTTTTATGAAAATATTCCCCGAGTATTGCCAAAAGGTATCGGTGCAGAAATTAATCAGCTTCCAGAAAGTTATGTTTTTTCTAAGTTAGAAAAAGACCATTCTTTGGATCGTCATGATATGTATGGAACCTTTAATATGGGAATTGGATATATTCTCGTTGTTGATTCCAAATCGGTAGATTCTGTTTTATCTGAATTGCAGTCTTTGGGTGAGTCAGCGTATTTGATTGGTCAGACAGATTCAACTGGCAAAATCACAATTAAGTAGTTAACGGAAAACTAACCTTAAAAATTGTCCTTCCTTGTGTTGATTCGAATTCAACGTTTGCATTATGCCGATTGGCAATTTCTTTAACAAGATACAACCCAAGTCCGAGTCCATCGCCTGTGGTTTTGGTAGAGAAAAATGGCATAAATATTTTTGAATGGTTCTCTTGCGCAATTCCAATACCTGAGTCTTCAATTTCCACATAGATGGTATCGGATCTCTTGAAACTTCGAATTTGTAGTGTTCCTTTGACTGCTACTGCTTGAATAGAGTTCCAAATAATTTGACTCCAAAGTTGGATTAGGTCTCCCTGGATACACCTAACATTCCCGCTATACTCTAAATTTAAAATCAGATTGATGTCTCTTAAGAAATGTTCTTTATAGAGAGATATTGCTGAGTGGATTGTATCGGTTAATGAATAATCATTGAGTTCTAAGTTGGATTGTAATCCCGCAAAGTTTTTTAATGTATATGTAATTTTTGAGAGTCTCTTTACTGAATATAAAATATGTTCTGAAGATTGTTTTACGAGTAATAATCTGCGGAGGATTTGAAAGTCATTCTGATTGCGGATCACTGATTTGATTTTTGATATGGCTGAATTTGTAAGATTACGGATTCCTGAATCAACAAATAACTCTGCAAGCTCCTCTTCAAATGGAAGCGAATGTAATTTGAAATTTTCAATCATTGTTTTGCGAGCTTGTCGATTGGAAAGACCAGTCAGAATCCGTAGGCCTCCAGATTCATTATCAAGGATAAACTGTATTAAATCGTTAACACGAATGCTAGATTCCTGAATTTTTTCTTCTTCCCATTCCGAAACTAATGTTTCTACGGAAGACTTGATCATTCCAATTG
Proteins encoded in this window:
- a CDS encoding pyridoxal phosphate-dependent aminotransferase; amino-acid sequence: MRRNIVHSGADALIYEIRQIVALAKQIEAMGVNITWENIGDPIQKGESIPDWMKDIVSGLVAQNKSWAYTATQGDETTRKFLASKVNERGGAQITSEDILFFNGLGDAVAKIFGFMRREARILGPSPAYSTLSSAEAAHSGYEHLTYELNPDNDWMPDLEDIENKVKYNDSIAGILLINPDNPTGAVYPKEVMREIVKICEKYDIILICDETYAHVNYSEWGSIHLSEVIGDKVCGFALRSISKEYPWPGARCGWIEVFNRKNDPTFERYIKSLLDAKMLEVCSTTLPQLSIPLVYSHPEFLNHLKFRNNKFKKRAEKATAALTGIPGVKVIQPKGAFYLTVLFEDGALKPHMTLPISNTKVGDFVAPLMNKAALDRRFVLHLLASAGICVVPLSSFCCDRNGFRVTLLEEDEAKFEWIYVTLAENIRKYLAS
- the murI gene encoding glutamate racemase — encoded protein: MNSRGRYKIGIFDSGLGGLSVLRTLWKETSNIDYIYFGDLINSPYGQKSKSEVLELSKNAFEYLIEKDCEAVLFACNTATAAAADFLRAKHSVPIFGMEPALKPAVNQNPGVKIAVFATDLTLKEDKFKNLVSGFPLGTEILPVPCEGLAKLIDKDLWEEAWDLFDSKIKTVVKDCDVFVLGCTHYVFLRERILYNYPKVKVYDGNLGTTLHMKRILNLPDFQENKNQLDILLNTSDSDYVHLAGRIAKTITPNHTLSLINTTIGKLHV
- the purM gene encoding phosphoribosylformylglycinamidine cyclo-ligase produces the protein MSDSNKVTYKDAGVDTEKGQEFVKRIKTNVASTHNKNVLGGLGGFAACYDVSFLKSYQEPILLSGTDGVGTKLQIARLLDIHDSVGIDLVAMCVNDILVNGGKPLFFQDYIACGKLFLPRMEAIVSGIVKGCSLADCALVGGETAEHPGVMPDDEYDLAGFVVGVVEKQKMIDGKTIKAGDSIIGLGSSGPHSNGFSLIRRLLIGDGKLPSSSAELEFLKDHVFKPTKIYVKTILSLIEKFSIKGMVHITGGGFYENIPRVLPKGIGAEINQLPESYVFSKLEKDHSLDRHDMYGTFNMGIGYILVVDSKSVDSVLSELQSLGESAYLIGQTDSTGKITIK